One Acetobacter ghanensis DNA window includes the following coding sequences:
- the efp gene encoding elongation factor P, translating into MKQQANLIRAGQVIEHDGRRWTVLKQQIITPGKGGAFIQVEMRDLKTGNKTNERWRTADTVERLMTEDREYLYSYTDGELLVLMDPETFEQLSVPTELLGDQAPFIQDNMTINLRLVEGDPVGIDLPPHVTLEVVEADPVVKGQTASSSYKPAMLSNGVKTMVPPFIEAGERIVVRTEDGSYVERAKD; encoded by the coding sequence ATGAAACAACAGGCAAACCTGATCCGCGCCGGTCAGGTCATTGAGCATGATGGCCGTCGGTGGACGGTACTGAAGCAGCAGATCATCACCCCCGGCAAGGGCGGTGCGTTCATCCAGGTTGAAATGCGGGATCTCAAGACCGGCAACAAAACCAACGAACGCTGGCGCACGGCTGACACGGTTGAACGTCTGATGACCGAAGACCGCGAATATCTGTATTCCTACACAGATGGCGAACTGCTGGTTCTGATGGACCCCGAAACGTTTGAACAGCTCTCGGTCCCGACCGAACTGCTGGGCGATCAGGCTCCCTTCATTCAGGACAACATGACCATCAACCTGCGTCTGGTTGAAGGCGACCCGGTTGGCATTGACCTGCCGCCGCACGTAACGCTGGAAGTGGTGGAAGCGGACCCGGTTGTAAAAGGCCAGACCGCCAGTTCCTCCTACAAGCCCGCCATGCTGTCCAATGGTGTCAAAACCATGGTGCCGCCGTTTATTGAAGCGGGTGAGCGTATTGTGGTCCGCACGGAAGACGGTTCTTACGTCGAACGCGCCAAGGACTGA